The following DNA comes from Caloranaerobacter sp. TR13.
TATACTCTAAATGAAGTTAAAAATTTTTGCCTATATTGTAAAAAGTGCAGATTGCATAAAACTAGAACTAAATTAGTATTTGGAGAAGGAAATGGAAATGCAGATATAATGTTTGTAGGAGAAGGACCAGGGTTTTATGAAGATAAAAGTGGAAGGCCTTTTGTAGGAGCTGCTGGTAAACTATTAACTAAAATGTTAAATGCGATAAATATTAATAGAGAAGAAATTTACATAACTAATATAGTTAAGTGTAGACCTCCGAATAATAGAAATCCATTAGAAGATGAAAGTAAAGCTTGTTTAGAATATTTAAGATGGCAAGTTAAAATTATAAAACCTAAAATAATAGTATGTTTAGGAGCAGTTTCTGCAAGAAATATTATAGATAAGGATTTTACAATAAGTAAAAATAGAGGTAAATGGATAAAAAAGGGTGATTTTTTTGTGATAGCAACATATCATCCAGCAGCTTTATTACGCGATGAAAGCAGGAAGAGAGCAGCATGGGATGATTTAAAAAGTATTAGAAGCAAAGCTAAAGAATTAAATATTTTTTGATTGCAATATTGAAAGAAAGGAGTAATAAAATGAAACAAAAGAAATTGGATGATTTAAATAAAAGAATAAGACAGCAGTTTAATGATAAAGAGTTAGTGTTTGGGGATGGAAGTGTAAACAGTTTAGTAATGCTAATTGGCGAAGCACCTGGAGCAAATGAAGTTAAGCAAAAAAAGCCTTTTGTTGGTCAGGCAGGTGGGCAGTTAAAAGAATTTCTAAGTATTTTGAAACTTAAAAGAGAAGATATATATATAACTAATGTAGTAAAGTTTAGACCAACAAGAATAAGTAAAAAAACAGGAAAATTAATAAATCGTGCTCCTAATAAGAGTGAAATAAATGCTTTTAAAGAATATTTGTTTGAAGAAATTGATATTATTAAACCTAAAATTATAATTCCTCTTGG
Coding sequences within:
- a CDS encoding uracil-DNA glycosylase — its product is MYTLNEVKNFCLYCKKCRLHKTRTKLVFGEGNGNADIMFVGEGPGFYEDKSGRPFVGAAGKLLTKMLNAININREEIYITNIVKCRPPNNRNPLEDESKACLEYLRWQVKIIKPKIIVCLGAVSARNIIDKDFTISKNRGKWIKKGDFFVIATYHPAALLRDESRKRAAWDDLKSIRSKAKELNIF
- a CDS encoding uracil-DNA glycosylase, which produces MKQKKLDDLNKRIRQQFNDKELVFGDGSVNSLVMLIGEAPGANEVKQKKPFVGQAGGQLKEFLSILKLKREDIYITNVVKFRPTRISKKTGKLINRAPNKSEINAFKEYLFEEIDIIKPKIIIPLGNVPLKAVIDSELQISKEHGKLLQANIKGNIYKIYPLYHPAAVIYRRELKKVYIEDLIKLKDTMLK